A single genomic interval of bacterium harbors:
- a CDS encoding ECF-type sigma factor, whose product MQFDISRLDPDERLQGMLRLYPIALAHLLHPHPHRVSLHRTRRAGDTKRSLEEWLSVKLEVEELLSRLPHRERRAVTLYYLDGYAQREAATTLGVSQPRLAAILASARRRLVRRLVGAPGPDG is encoded by the coding sequence GTGCAGTTCGATATATCGCGTCTCGATCCCGACGAGCGCCTGCAGGGCATGCTGCGGCTCTATCCCATCGCCCTCGCCCACCTTTTACACCCCCACCCCCACCGTGTTTCCCTCCACCGGACCCGCCGGGCTGGGGACACCAAGCGCTCCCTGGAGGAGTGGCTCTCGGTGAAGCTCGAGGTGGAGGAGCTTCTGTCCCGCCTGCCGCACCGGGAGAGGCGGGCGGTGACGCTCTACTACCTGGACGGGTACGCCCAGCGTGAGGCCGCCACGACGCTCGGCGTCAGCCAGCCCAGGCTGGCGGCCATCCTGGCCAGCGCCCGCCGCCGCCTGGTTCGACGCCTCGTGGGTGCTCCGGGACCCGACGGGTAG